One genomic window of Candidatus Eremiobacterota bacterium includes the following:
- a CDS encoding isoprenylcysteine carboxylmethyltransferase family protein produces the protein MRKWFFKWRGALMVPLAIIILLLGKPTPASFFAGIAVALLGEALRIWGVGYAGKTTRGEEVKAPCLVTAGPFAHVRNPLYLGNAITGLGFTVMACGAAPPFVVALLMILFLLFYVTVYGTIIPLEEEFLRETFGDPYSEYCSHVPRIVPRLSPYEKKQGTFSWMPIKSGESETLVLFALFSLIMLGKVPQWGGVLLQRIFPS, from the coding sequence ATGAGGAAATGGTTTTTTAAATGGCGCGGGGCCCTCATGGTGCCCCTCGCGATCATCATACTGCTCCTTGGGAAGCCGACTCCAGCGTCGTTCTTTGCAGGAATTGCCGTTGCGCTCCTCGGCGAAGCCCTCAGGATATGGGGAGTCGGATACGCCGGGAAGACCACGCGGGGGGAAGAGGTGAAAGCGCCCTGCCTGGTGACGGCGGGCCCTTTTGCACACGTGAGAAACCCCCTCTACCTGGGAAATGCCATCACAGGCCTCGGCTTTACCGTCATGGCCTGCGGGGCGGCACCGCCTTTTGTCGTCGCGCTCCTCATGATCCTCTTCCTGCTTTTCTATGTCACCGTGTACGGTACTATCATCCCCCTGGAGGAGGAGTTTCTCAGGGAGACCTTCGGCGATCCTTACAGTGAATACTGCTCCCATGTGCCAAGGATCGTGCCGCGGCTCTCACCTTATGAGAAAAAACAGGGCACCTTCAGCTGGATGCCCATAAAGAGCGGCGAGTCAGAGACCCTGGTGCTCTTCGCCCTTTTCTCGCTCATCATGCTGGGAAAGGTTCCCCAGTGGGGCGGCGTGCTGCTCCAGAGAATCTTCCCTTCTTGA